A region from the Aegilops tauschii subsp. strangulata cultivar AL8/78 chromosome 5, Aet v6.0, whole genome shotgun sequence genome encodes:
- the LOC141023030 gene encoding uncharacterized protein, whose amino-acid sequence MAPSRKSSSDYNGGRRRLSGSYGVEFQHASSWYCLDTFMSTDMAARVYDVAAPRIVIDGRDNIRESDEDTLAAFARAHPKYVQAEREFYWTKEAEKRKNDDEAGPLSSQSKKKKNGGGGNVVDVESDDFDDID is encoded by the exons ATGGCTCCTTCGCGCAAGAGCTCTTCCGACTACAACGGGGGCCGACGGCGGCTGTCCGGCAGCTACGGCGTGGAGTTCCAGCACGCTAGCAGCTGGTATTGTCTCGACACCTTCATGTCGACCGACATGGCTGCCCGCGTGTATGACGTCGCA GCTCCTCGCATTGTTATTGACGGGCGCGACAATATCCGTGAGAGCGACGAGGACACCTTGGCGGCATTTGCTCGGGCACATCCAAAGTATGTGCAAGCCGAGAGGGAATTCTACTGGACGAAGGAGGCTGAGAAGCGCAAGAATGACGACGAGGCAGGGCCTTTGTCGTCAcagagcaagaagaagaagaatggaGGAGGCGGCAATGTGGTCGACGTCGAGAGTGATGACTTCGACGATATCGACTAG
- the LOC109741009 gene encoding uncharacterized protein, whose translation MATIHSSKPRHRSDASAPATSVAVAAARAQDAPKPPLRRSAAFQPRRSHSHPQPHAHGHQRCDSEAISRSGRQPRCGEVAGGTAAGCAAVCCCFPCVMVEVVVLATVRAPAALCRRAVRARRRRRSASAGQTVDMYELLADDGTVAGPGDAAVVWPAGQPAEESSGEMEKEVWSSFYGAGFWRSPSSLGDENR comes from the coding sequence ATGGCCACCATCCACTCTAGCAAGCCCCGCCACCGCTCCGATGCATCCGCCCCCGCCACCTCCGTGGCCGTCGCCGCGGCGAGGGCGCAGGACGCGCCCAAGCCCCCGCTCAGGCGGTCCGCGGCCTTCCAGCCGCGCCGCTCGCACAGCCACCCGCAGCCGCATGCGCACGGCCACCAGCGCTGCGACAGCGAGGCGATCAGCCGCAGCGGCAGGCAGCCCCGCTGCGGCGAGGTGGCCGGCGGCACGGCGGCCGGGTGCGCCGCCGTGTGCTGCTGCTTTCCCTGCGTCATGGTGGAGGTCGTCGTGCTCGCCACGGTCCGCGCGCCGGCCGCGCTCTGCCGGCGCGCGGTCCGGgcgcgccggcgccgccgctcGGCCTCGGCGGGGCAGACCGTGGACATGTACGAGCTGCTCGCCGACGACGGCACCGTGGCCGGGCCCGGCGACGCGGCGGTGGTCTGGCCCGCGGGTCAGCCGGCGGAGGAGTCGTCGGGGGAAATGGAGAAGGAGGTGTGGTCGAGTTTCTACGGCGCCGGCTTCTGGAGGAGCCCCTCGTCGCTCGGCGACGAGAACAGATGA